Proteins co-encoded in one Bacteroidota bacterium genomic window:
- a CDS encoding polyphenol oxidase family protein produces the protein MEPQPALDLIRPAIFADLPGVTAGFSTRAGGVSDAPFDALNMGFATGDDEAAVQENRRRFLSVLGFGPDHLATIGQVHGVSVTARSEPGFAERNDGHVTDRRGLALGILVADCGAVLLADAKAGVVGACHAGWRGAVGGIPIMTVEAMRKLKAEPERIRAYVSPCIGPDDFEVGTEVARQFDDAHVLEDDAWTKPHVDLSGAIVAQLLKAGLDEANIQVEGCSTFDTARFFSYRADGGTTGRMMGVIGLT, from the coding sequence ATGGAGCCGCAGCCCGCGCTCGACCTGATCCGCCCGGCCATCTTTGCCGACCTGCCGGGCGTCACGGCCGGGTTCAGCACGCGCGCGGGCGGGGTGAGCGACGCGCCGTTCGACGCGCTCAACATGGGCTTCGCAACCGGCGACGATGAGGCCGCGGTGCAGGAAAACCGGCGGCGGTTTCTCAGTGTGCTGGGCTTCGGCCCAGACCACCTGGCGACGATTGGGCAGGTCCACGGCGTGAGCGTCACCGCCCGGAGCGAGCCGGGTTTCGCCGAGCGCAACGACGGCCACGTCACCGACCGGCGCGGCCTCGCCCTCGGCATCCTCGTTGCCGACTGCGGGGCGGTGCTGCTCGCCGACGCCAAAGCCGGCGTCGTCGGGGCGTGCCACGCGGGGTGGCGCGGGGCAGTCGGCGGGATCCCGATCATGACTGTCGAAGCGATGCGGAAGCTCAAGGCCGAGCCGGAGCGGATCCGCGCCTACGTCAGCCCGTGCATCGGGCCGGACGATTTCGAGGTCGGGACCGAAGTAGCGCGGCAGTTCGACGACGCGCATGTGCTGGAAGACGACGCCTGGACCAAGCCGCACGTCGATCTCTCCGGTGCCATCGTCGCCCAACTCCTCAAGGCGGGGCTGGACGAGGCGAACATTCAGGTCGAGGGATGCAGCACGTTCGACACCGCGCGCTTCTTCTCCTACCGCGCTGACGGCGGGACGACGGGCCGGATGATGGGCGTGATCGGATTGACGTGA
- a CDS encoding phosphatase PAP2 family protein — protein sequence MISPPAPTLSRLAVVVLLAVLLAPSAAVAQDAEQVDRGRFLRWTAGDPLGLAKGLTSRHAVYTLGAGSALVLFTLADETISGDAGEVRDRDNGPFLNAANEVGDWRYAIPAAGAVFGASLLTDDARVQDAAFTSLESALYGNVLSSLLKGVFGRARPREQQGPYDFAPFTRQRSFPSGHTTVAFAVVTPWVVYYPGPLTYGLLAVATGTAVTRVVRGDHWSSDVVGGAALGTLVGYGLANRHGRHPNGWSVTPVLGPGEIGLALRLGIPPR from the coding sequence ATGATCTCTCCACCTGCTCCGACCCTGAGCCGTCTTGCTGTAGTGGTCCTGCTCGCCGTGCTGCTCGCGCCGAGCGCTGCGGTGGCCCAGGACGCAGAGCAGGTCGACCGCGGCCGCTTTCTCCGGTGGACGGCCGGCGACCCGCTCGGCTTGGCGAAGGGGCTGACCTCGCGTCACGCGGTCTACACCCTCGGTGCGGGAAGCGCGCTGGTTCTGTTCACGCTCGCCGACGAGACGATCAGCGGAGACGCGGGCGAGGTGCGGGACCGCGACAACGGGCCGTTCCTGAACGCAGCCAACGAGGTCGGGGACTGGCGCTATGCCATTCCCGCCGCCGGGGCGGTGTTCGGGGCCTCGCTGTTGACGGACGACGCCCGGGTTCAGGACGCGGCGTTCACCTCGCTGGAGTCGGCGCTCTACGGCAACGTTCTTAGCTCGCTGCTCAAGGGCGTCTTCGGGCGCGCCCGGCCGCGCGAGCAGCAGGGCCCGTACGACTTTGCACCGTTCACGAGGCAGCGCTCGTTTCCGTCGGGCCACACGACGGTCGCGTTTGCCGTCGTCACGCCGTGGGTGGTCTACTACCCCGGCCCGCTCACCTACGGGCTGCTCGCCGTGGCGACTGGCACGGCAGTCACCCGGGTCGTCCGAGGCGACCACTGGTCGTCGGACGTGGTCGGCGGGGCGGCACTCGGGACGCTCGTCGGCTACGGGCTCGCCAACCGGCACGGGCGGCACCCGAACGGGTGGTCTGTGACTCCGGTCCTCGGTCCCGGCGAGATCGGGCTCGCGCTGCGCCTCGGTATTCCACCGCGTTAG